The Nitrospira sp. CR1.1 genome has a segment encoding these proteins:
- the ispD gene encoding 2-C-methyl-D-erythritol 4-phosphate cytidylyltransferase has translation MPAAGRGLRMGGPVPKQFLALGGRPILAQSLRVLQASPVIHEIILAVPQAERQYCLDHFVATGEFGKVTKVVPGGAQRQDSVRHALAEVSEADIVLVHDAVRPFLTGEMIRRVVDAAAEHGAAIIALPMRDTVKYVGTGGVIERTIDRGPLWLAQTPQAFRRACLEDAHRKALLGNIHATDDAHLVELLGKPVVVVEGSGENIKVTRPEDLVIGEAILRSRTAVRSAE, from the coding sequence GTGCCGGCGGCCGGCCGCGGCCTTCGTATGGGAGGGCCTGTTCCCAAGCAGTTTCTCGCCTTGGGCGGGCGACCGATTCTCGCGCAGTCTCTTCGAGTCCTCCAAGCCTCCCCGGTCATTCATGAGATCATTTTGGCCGTGCCTCAAGCGGAACGCCAATATTGCCTCGACCATTTTGTGGCGACCGGTGAATTCGGAAAGGTCACCAAGGTCGTGCCCGGCGGAGCGCAACGGCAGGATTCGGTTCGCCATGCGCTGGCCGAGGTGAGTGAGGCCGACATCGTCCTCGTTCATGATGCGGTGCGGCCTTTTTTGACCGGCGAGATGATTCGCCGGGTCGTTGACGCGGCGGCGGAGCATGGGGCGGCCATCATTGCACTCCCGATGCGTGATACGGTGAAATATGTGGGGACCGGCGGCGTGATCGAGCGGACCATCGATCGCGGTCCCTTGTGGCTTGCGCAAACTCCGCAGGCCTTTCGGCGCGCGTGCCTGGAGGACGCGCATCGTAAGGCTCTTCTGGGAAACATCCATGCGACGGATGATGCGCATCTCGTCGAGTTGTTGGGGAAGCCGGTCGTGGTGGTCGAGGGAAGCGGCGAAAATATCAAGGTCACAAGGCCGGAAGACCTCGTGATCGGAGAGGCGATTCTCCGTTCACGAACAGCAGTGAGGAGTGCAGAATGA